From the genome of candidate division KSB1 bacterium:
GTCTGTGCGATCATTTCGCCGTCGCTGTGTTCGCTCACCATGCCGCACAGGTTTTCCCGGCGATGAACGAAGATGGGAATGAGAATCTTGCCATGCCACGTGCAGATGAGAAAGGGCGTGCCGCTGGCACGCAGGCGCTCGAAATGTTGCCGGCCCACCAAGCGGATGCGTGTCCAGTGACCGATCAACAGCAGCGCCAGCCACCCGAAACGGGTCGCAAGCCAAAACGTTATGCGCCGCCAGCGGGAAAGCCGCAGCCCGCGCGGGGCAGCGCCGACGGACCGATTGTTGATCTTCAACATGCTCTCAAAGAATCGTCTTGCAAAAATTGGGAAATCTCCGCACCATCCGCAGTCACGGCATTTTGATCACGCCGGCGGGGTTCACTGCCGGCCGGGTTTGCTCACCGTTGTTTGAAGCAGGGGAAGAAAATCATGCCACGCCTGCCGCTGTTTCTTCTCATCGCAATGCCCTTTCTCGTTTTTTCCTGCGCCTCGCACGGTTCCCGCACTGCTGCCGGCGCCGCCGCCAAACTGGATCCCCGCCTGCACAGCCGGCTGCAGGAGCCCGCCGCCGCAAATACCGCTGAGCTTGCAGTGCTGATCAAATTCCAGCAGCCCCTGACCCCGGCACAGCAGATGCAACTGCAGGAGCGCGGCGTGAAACTCATCGCCCACACCGGCACCGTGGCCACCGCCACCCTGCCGCCCGCCGCCTTGCTGCCGCTCGCGGAACTTGATTTCGTCCGTTATGTCGAACCATCAAAAGAGTATCGCCTGCAACAGGAAACTGTGCATTAACTTTTGTCAAGGAGACTCGATTCATGCGCAAACCTCAAGAGTGGCTCTGCACCGCTGCCGTTTTCCTGCTCCCGCTCGCCCCGCTGTTTGCCGGAGACCTGCCGCGGGCGGTGGCCGCCAAGCTCGATCCCCGACTGCGTCTGTTGTTGGAGCAGCCGGAATTTCAAAAAGGCCGTCTCAGAGAAACAGGGGCGTTGTGGGCAACCGCCGCGGGGGAGTGCACCAGCGTGCTGGTCAAAACCCGTGGCACGCGTGAGGAACTGACCGCCAGCGGCGCCCGCGTTCTGGCAAGGATCGGCGAAATCGCCGTGATCGAAGCACCGGTGGCGCAGTTGGAGAAGATTGCCCGCCTGCCCAACGTTGTCTATCTGGAAGCTGCACGCGCGATGCGCTTCAGCAACGATGTGGGCGTGGTGGAGGCCGGGGGCCGGGCGGTGGCGCAGCAATTCAATCTCACCGGCCAGGGCGTGATCGTCGGTGTGATCGATTCCGGGATTGATTGGCGCCATGGTGATTTTCGCACGGCCGGGGGCCAGACCCGCATCAAATACCTGCTCGATCTCAGCCAGGGCGGCAGAGTCTACACCGAGACGGAGATCAACGCGGCACTCAGCGGCGGGACGGCGCTCTCCACGGCGGATCGCAACGGCCATGGGTCGCACGTGACCGGCAGTGCAGCCGGCAACGGGCGGGGCACCGGTGCCAATATTCCCGCGGGAACCTATGCCGGCATGGCACCGCAGGCCGACATCATTTTTGTCAAATCAAAGAACGGCGACAACGGCAACATTTCCGACACCGATGCGGTGCGCGGCCTGAGCTTCATCGACAGTGTGGCCGGCCGCCTGGGCAAACCCTATGTCGTCAATCTGAGTTTCGGCGGTCACAGCGGGGCGCATGACGGCAGCAGTCTGCAGGAGCAGGCGATTGATGATCTCGTGGGCGCGGGCAAGCCCGGCAAGGTGATCGTGGTGGCGGCCGGCAATGACGGCGACAACGACATTCATGCCGGCGGCGCGGTCAGCAACTCCGTCACCATCAATTTCAATGTGCCCACATTTACCGCAATCGGCGGCACGCAAAACGACTATCTCGAAATGAATGCCTGGTATCCCGGCAACGCCACGCTCAGCCTTCGGTTGACCGCACCGAACAATGCGCAATACACCGCCAACAGCGGCGTGCGTTTTGCGCAGGACACGCCCAACGGCGCCGTCATCATCGATAATGCTTCCACCGGTACCAATCCGCTCAACAACGACAAGGAAGTCCTGATTCAGATTTTCGATTTCAGCAGCAATCTGCCGGCAACGGGCACGTGGAAATTGACCATCACCGGCAATAGCAGCCGCTACGATCTCTGGATGGTCGGCTCCAGCATGGGTGCGACGCTGACTTCCAACCTCGATACCACCCGCACCGTGACCATCCCGGCGACCGCGAAGAATGCGATCACGGTGGGCGCGTGGAACACCAAGCGCAGCTGGGTGGATTTGGACAACAACGCATTGCAGAGCCCCGGCGTGGTGCTGGGTGCCGCCGGCTCGTTTTCGGGCAGCGGGCCGACCCGCGACGGCCGCCTCAAACCGGAAATCTCTGCGCCCGGACAGATGATCGCCTCGACGCTCTCCGCGGACGCCAGCCCCAGCAGCACCTTCAGCATCTGGAAGGGCACCTCCTCGTTTCCGAATGCGTTCATCCTGCGGGATAATCGCCATGCCGTGGGCCGCGGCACCAGCTTCGCCGCGCCCCTGGTTGCTGGTGGCATCGCCCTGCTGCTGGAAAGAAACCCCAATCTCGATGCCCTGCAGCTTCGCAACGCCCTGACGGCCAGCGCACGACGCGATAACTTCACCGGCACGGTCCCGAATTACAAGTGGGGCCACGGCAAGGTCGATTTTCTCGCCGCCCTCGCCATCACCGCCGTGAGCGCATCCGCAACTGCTGCGGCACCACCGGCTGCTTTTGCCTTGCTGCCCAATTACCCCAATCCCTTCAATCCCGCCACCACGATCACCTTTCACCTGCCGGCAGCCAGCGCGGTCGATTTGGCCGTTTATGAC
Proteins encoded in this window:
- a CDS encoding S8 family serine peptidase; amino-acid sequence: MRKPQEWLCTAAVFLLPLAPLFAGDLPRAVAAKLDPRLRLLLEQPEFQKGRLRETGALWATAAGECTSVLVKTRGTREELTASGARVLARIGEIAVIEAPVAQLEKIARLPNVVYLEAARAMRFSNDVGVVEAGGRAVAQQFNLTGQGVIVGVIDSGIDWRHGDFRTAGGQTRIKYLLDLSQGGRVYTETEINAALSGGTALSTADRNGHGSHVTGSAAGNGRGTGANIPAGTYAGMAPQADIIFVKSKNGDNGNISDTDAVRGLSFIDSVAGRLGKPYVVNLSFGGHSGAHDGSSLQEQAIDDLVGAGKPGKVIVVAAGNDGDNDIHAGGAVSNSVTINFNVPTFTAIGGTQNDYLEMNAWYPGNATLSLRLTAPNNAQYTANSGVRFAQDTPNGAVIIDNASTGTNPLNNDKEVLIQIFDFSSNLPATGTWKLTITGNSSRYDLWMVGSSMGATLTSNLDTTRTVTIPATAKNAITVGAWNTKRSWVDLDNNALQSPGVVLGAAGSFSGSGPTRDGRLKPEISAPGQMIASTLSADASPSSTFSIWKGTSSFPNAFILRDNRHAVGRGTSFAAPLVAGGIALLLERNPNLDALQLRNALTASARRDNFTGTVPNYKWGHGKVDFLAALAITAVSASATAAAPPAAFALLPNYPNPFNPATTITFHLPAASAVDLAVYDAAGRRVQRLLTGELPAGIHRARWEGRDEQGIAVSTGVYFCRLVAGKWQASQKLLLLQ